In Gemmata obscuriglobus, a single genomic region encodes these proteins:
- a CDS encoding tRNA-binding protein: MEPLEAFGLVDVRVGRIVRAEPNAGARKPAFKLWIDFGPLGIKPSSAQLVALYTPDTLVGRLVVAAVNLGVRKVNGFNSEVLVLGAPDESGNVVLLAPDREVPLGGRMF, encoded by the coding sequence ATGGAACCGCTCGAAGCGTTCGGACTGGTCGATGTGCGGGTGGGGCGGATCGTCCGCGCAGAGCCCAACGCGGGCGCCCGCAAGCCCGCTTTCAAGCTGTGGATCGATTTCGGCCCGCTCGGGATCAAGCCGTCCAGCGCGCAACTGGTCGCGCTCTACACGCCCGATACGCTGGTCGGGCGGCTGGTGGTCGCGGCTGTGAACCTGGGCGTGCGAAAGGTGAACGGGTTCAACTCGGAGGTGCTGGTTCTGGGCGCGCCCGACGAGAGCGGGAACGTCGTACTCCTCGCACCGGACCGCGAAGTGCCTCTCGGCGGTCGTATGTTCTAA
- the holA gene encoding DNA polymerase III subunit delta codes for MDALQFLSAKDAKRHPVYALVGDEDFLKRHARERIISIAIGDEDPSFAVSASGGDRLDFSTARNELETLPFLAPCRVLIVDAADKFVTENRQALEAYAAKPSAVGVLVLDVKTFPENTKLAKALPDGAKIVCKAPPEYKIGAWCVEWAKTAHKKKLATEAAELLVERVGTSMGLLDQELGKLANAVGAKPVISADDVDTLVGRSKAADVFRIMDAIGDGKPAQALSILQELFAEGEDPMAVIGPLTAQLRKLATVGRLMVVEKLPMGSAMDAANVPKWEKARVNCEKQLKHLGGPRLLKLPDWLVEINYGLKGGNPLPERVQVERLIVMLARPREDVKK; via the coding sequence ATGGACGCACTGCAATTTCTCTCGGCGAAGGACGCGAAACGACACCCGGTGTACGCGCTCGTCGGTGACGAGGACTTTCTCAAGCGCCACGCCCGCGAGCGCATCATCTCGATCGCCATCGGTGACGAAGACCCCTCGTTCGCGGTCAGTGCGTCCGGCGGGGATCGGCTCGACTTCTCCACCGCCCGTAACGAACTGGAAACGCTTCCGTTTCTGGCCCCGTGTCGCGTGCTGATCGTGGACGCGGCCGACAAGTTCGTCACCGAGAACCGTCAGGCGCTCGAAGCCTACGCCGCGAAGCCCAGTGCCGTCGGAGTGCTGGTGCTCGACGTGAAGACGTTTCCCGAAAACACGAAGCTCGCCAAAGCGCTGCCCGACGGGGCCAAGATCGTCTGCAAGGCGCCGCCGGAGTACAAGATCGGCGCTTGGTGTGTGGAGTGGGCCAAAACCGCGCACAAGAAGAAGCTCGCGACCGAGGCCGCCGAATTGCTCGTCGAGCGGGTCGGCACTTCAATGGGTTTGCTCGATCAAGAACTCGGCAAACTCGCGAACGCGGTCGGCGCGAAGCCTGTCATCTCGGCCGACGACGTGGACACGCTGGTCGGGCGAAGCAAGGCCGCGGACGTGTTCCGCATCATGGACGCGATCGGGGATGGCAAGCCGGCGCAGGCGCTCAGCATCCTTCAAGAGCTGTTCGCGGAGGGCGAAGACCCGATGGCCGTGATCGGCCCGCTCACCGCGCAACTGCGGAAGCTCGCGACCGTCGGGCGGCTGATGGTCGTGGAAAAACTCCCGATGGGGTCGGCGATGGACGCCGCCAACGTGCCCAAGTGGGAGAAGGCACGGGTGAACTGTGAGAAGCAACTGAAGCACCTCGGCGGCCCTCGGTTGCTCAAACTCCCGGACTGGCTGGTGGAGATCAACTACGGGCTCAAGGGCGGGAACCCGTTACCCGAACGGGTGCAAGTGGAACGACTCATCGTGATGCTCGCCCGCCCGCGCGAAGACGTGAAGAAATAA
- a CDS encoding DUF6263 family protein — MARTRFVVAVLLGVAAVSFAGAQERKFEIGFKGKDGKLTPYYQQVETKVTQVIKVQNQDLTQKQNSTFWYQWTPVKEEKATEGKDQFTRWTVKQKIEGLKMNIDISGNPISYSSKEENASSSSNPGLVEFFKGLKDSEFTATLGNNYKVEKVEGKEEFIKKLGSGSQQMDALLKKVLTEDALKEMVDPTAKLFPDGAKKVGDTWEKKTTLNLGPIGTYDLTYKLKYAAVEKEKDKLELETVIKYTAPKDSPDGLLFRIKEGSTLESVPAGSKGIIIYDPKTQRIESAEINIKLDGKLTVVIGNTDTKVELDQQQTTTITTSDTSYVTAKPTTPTTPTPPGK, encoded by the coding sequence GTGGCCCGCACCCGTTTCGTCGTCGCCGTCCTGCTGGGCGTGGCGGCGGTCAGCTTCGCCGGCGCGCAGGAGCGCAAGTTCGAGATCGGCTTCAAGGGGAAGGACGGCAAGCTCACACCGTACTACCAACAGGTCGAAACGAAGGTCACCCAGGTCATCAAGGTGCAGAACCAGGACCTGACCCAGAAGCAGAACAGCACGTTCTGGTACCAGTGGACCCCGGTCAAAGAAGAGAAGGCGACCGAGGGTAAGGACCAGTTCACCCGCTGGACCGTGAAGCAGAAGATCGAAGGCCTGAAGATGAACATCGACATCTCGGGCAACCCGATCAGTTACTCTTCCAAGGAAGAGAACGCCAGCAGCTCCAGCAACCCGGGCCTGGTCGAGTTCTTCAAGGGCCTGAAGGACAGCGAGTTCACCGCGACGCTCGGCAACAACTACAAGGTCGAGAAGGTCGAGGGCAAGGAAGAGTTCATCAAGAAGCTCGGCTCCGGCAGCCAGCAGATGGACGCGCTGCTCAAGAAGGTGCTCACCGAGGACGCGCTCAAGGAAATGGTGGACCCGACCGCCAAGCTGTTCCCGGACGGCGCGAAAAAGGTCGGCGACACCTGGGAGAAGAAGACGACCCTGAACCTCGGGCCGATTGGCACCTACGACCTCACCTACAAGTTGAAGTACGCGGCCGTCGAGAAGGAGAAGGACAAGCTCGAGCTCGAGACCGTGATCAAGTACACCGCCCCGAAGGACAGCCCGGACGGGCTCCTCTTCCGCATCAAGGAAGGCAGCACGCTGGAAAGCGTCCCGGCCGGCAGCAAGGGCATCATCATCTACGACCCGAAGACCCAGCGCATCGAGTCGGCCGAGATCAACATCAAGCTCGACGGCAAGCTGACGGTGGTGATCGGCAACACCGACACCAAGGTGGAACTGGACCAGCAGCAGACGACCACCATCACCACGTCGGACACGAGCTACGTCACCGCGAAGCCGACCACCCCGACCACCCCGACGCCCCCGGGCAAGTAA
- a CDS encoding DMT family transporter, with amino-acid sequence MSQSDPRPYLWMLCGAFAFSVMAVLAEDLTRTRPGGAPLCDWQTMAVFRAALVALFAAALAKHAGAKLVWFRPGRLWVRSVAGSCSMVGTFYAFGNLPANDVVTLTNTFPLWVALISWPLYGEAPGGRVMIAIAVGITGVVLVEQPHLEAGRLAVFAALAAAVFTAVAMLGLNRLRDIDPRSVVVHFSVVATVFCAGAFFLTPRQQPVTRVLEFGVMARLIGMGVAATAGQVFLTLAFGRGAPAKVSVVGLTQIVFVMGLCAWAFGRGVNEIAAAGTALVIAPTAWLLSRPRAAKPKEVKNT; translated from the coding sequence ATGAGTCAGTCCGACCCCCGGCCGTACCTGTGGATGCTGTGCGGCGCGTTCGCGTTCTCGGTGATGGCGGTGCTCGCCGAAGACCTGACCCGCACCCGCCCGGGCGGCGCCCCGCTGTGCGACTGGCAAACGATGGCCGTGTTCCGCGCCGCCCTGGTCGCGCTGTTCGCGGCGGCGCTCGCGAAACACGCCGGGGCCAAGCTGGTGTGGTTCCGGCCGGGGCGGCTGTGGGTGCGGAGCGTCGCGGGCAGTTGCAGCATGGTCGGCACGTTCTACGCCTTCGGGAACCTGCCAGCGAACGACGTGGTCACGCTCACCAACACGTTCCCGTTGTGGGTGGCGCTCATTTCCTGGCCGCTGTACGGCGAGGCGCCGGGCGGGCGGGTGATGATCGCGATCGCGGTCGGCATTACGGGCGTGGTCCTGGTCGAGCAGCCGCACCTTGAGGCCGGGAGGCTGGCGGTGTTCGCGGCGCTGGCGGCGGCGGTGTTTACCGCGGTCGCGATGCTCGGGCTGAACCGGCTCCGCGACATCGACCCGCGGTCCGTGGTCGTTCACTTTTCCGTCGTCGCGACGGTGTTTTGTGCCGGCGCGTTCTTCCTCACACCGCGCCAGCAGCCCGTGACGCGGGTACTGGAGTTCGGCGTAATGGCTCGCCTCATCGGGATGGGAGTCGCAGCCACCGCGGGACAGGTGTTCCTCACGCTCGCGTTCGGCCGCGGCGCGCCCGCGAAGGTGTCGGTGGTAGGGCTGACGCAGATCGTGTTCGTGATGGGGCTGTGCGCGTGGGCCTTCGGCCGCGGGGTGAACGAGATCGCGGCGGCGGGCACCGCGCTGGTGATCGCCCCGACCGCGTGGCTCCTCAGCCGCCCGCGGGCCGCAAAACCAAAAGAGGTGAAAAACACGTAA
- a CDS encoding S10 family peptidase, whose translation MATLRYVLLAVFLITAGLTSSSAQTPPPAKDQKVQAGDDKKAPKDEKAVPKDEKKGPPTVVTDGAVIIAGQKVEYKATTGALSVTDKTGKAKANIFFMAYVRKSGEAAATRPLTFCFNGGPGSASSYVHLGFFGPRRVLINNDGLTAPSPVELVDNDCSMLDVTDLVFIDPVSTGLSRAETSADAKLFHGLEEDTQSVGDFIRDYVAKFDRKESPVYVAGESYGTTRAASLAAYLQNKGGVKLTGIVLISTVLDFQTIRFGTGNDLPYALFLPTYTATAFHHGKLDKKWATDLPTALKEAQKYAAGPYLEALHKGNLLSDYERQAAAKQVAMLTGLSEEFVLRSDLRIEATRFRGELLRDQQTLVGRYDSRVSAKTGGRGAAAPAPGTASGGSPPASGPGGGPGGPRGERVGGGDPSAALLSPLFTNAMRQYLPDGLGYKTDTAYVLSAPVQPWNYGPAGTNQYSNVAPRLRAAMEKDKGLRVFVANGYCDLATPFAATEYTFSHLGPRALLDRVTMAYYDAGHMMYTHEPSRKKLREDLRKFVTVPAAEPAPKP comes from the coding sequence ATGGCCACGCTTCGGTATGTGCTGTTAGCCGTTTTCCTGATTACCGCGGGACTTACGTCGTCGTCCGCGCAGACGCCGCCACCAGCAAAGGACCAGAAAGTCCAGGCCGGAGACGATAAGAAAGCGCCCAAGGATGAAAAGGCGGTACCCAAGGACGAAAAGAAGGGTCCGCCGACCGTGGTTACCGACGGCGCGGTCATCATCGCCGGGCAGAAGGTCGAATACAAGGCGACCACCGGTGCACTGTCGGTGACAGACAAAACGGGTAAGGCGAAGGCGAACATCTTTTTCATGGCGTACGTTCGCAAGTCCGGAGAGGCCGCGGCGACGCGCCCGCTCACGTTCTGCTTCAACGGCGGGCCGGGGTCGGCGTCGTCTTACGTACACCTCGGCTTCTTCGGCCCCCGCCGCGTGCTCATCAACAACGACGGGCTGACCGCGCCCAGCCCGGTCGAACTGGTCGACAACGATTGCTCGATGCTGGACGTGACCGACCTGGTGTTCATCGACCCGGTCAGCACCGGTCTGAGCCGGGCCGAGACCTCGGCCGACGCCAAGCTGTTCCACGGGCTGGAGGAGGACACCCAGTCGGTCGGGGACTTCATCCGGGACTACGTGGCCAAGTTCGACCGGAAGGAGTCGCCGGTGTACGTGGCGGGCGAGAGCTACGGCACCACCCGGGCGGCGTCGCTGGCCGCCTACCTCCAGAACAAGGGCGGGGTGAAGCTGACCGGAATCGTTCTCATTTCGACCGTACTCGATTTCCAGACGATCCGGTTCGGAACCGGTAACGACCTGCCATATGCCCTGTTCCTGCCCACGTACACGGCCACCGCGTTCCACCACGGGAAGTTGGACAAGAAGTGGGCGACCGACCTGCCGACGGCGCTCAAAGAGGCGCAGAAGTACGCCGCCGGCCCTTATCTGGAAGCGCTGCACAAGGGCAACCTGCTGAGCGATTACGAGCGGCAGGCGGCGGCCAAGCAGGTGGCCATGCTGACCGGCCTGTCGGAGGAGTTCGTGCTGCGGTCCGACCTGCGGATAGAGGCGACCCGGTTCCGCGGCGAACTGCTGCGGGACCAGCAAACCCTGGTCGGGCGGTACGACTCCCGTGTGTCGGCGAAAACTGGTGGCCGAGGGGCCGCCGCGCCTGCGCCGGGGACCGCGAGTGGTGGTTCTCCGCCCGCGAGCGGCCCCGGCGGCGGACCGGGCGGTCCGCGCGGCGAACGTGTGGGCGGCGGCGACCCGTCGGCGGCCCTGCTCTCCCCGCTGTTCACCAACGCGATGCGGCAGTACCTGCCGGACGGGCTCGGGTACAAGACTGATACGGCCTATGTGTTGAGTGCTCCGGTGCAACCGTGGAACTACGGGCCGGCGGGCACGAACCAGTATTCCAACGTCGCACCCCGGCTGCGGGCGGCGATGGAGAAGGACAAGGGATTGCGGGTGTTCGTGGCCAACGGGTACTGTGACCTGGCCACCCCGTTCGCGGCCACCGAGTACACCTTCTCCCACCTCGGGCCGCGCGCCTTGCTGGACCGGGTGACCATGGCTTACTACGACGCCGGGCACATGATGTACACGCACGAGCCGTCCCGCAAGAAGTTGCGGGAAGACTTACGGAAGTTCGTCACCGTTCCCGCCGCGGAGCCCGCACCGAAGCCCTAA
- the rfbD gene encoding dTDP-4-dehydrorhamnose reductase — protein MKIAVLGAAGQLGRDLCPRLAVFGEVVPLSRAELDLERPEGIRAAVESVRPDVFVNCAAYNLVDKAESAPEAARAVNDAGVEALAAACAGIWAKLVHFSTDYVFGADAVRSAPYTETDEPGPVSAYGESKLRGEHAALAASANNLVIRTCGLYGVWGSGGKGGNFVETMLRVAGQGKPLRVVADQRCTPSYTADVADATVALLGRGAGGLFHVVNGGDCTWHEFAAEIFRQSGLVPDLTPITSAEFGAAARRPPYSVLSTAKLVAHDVPAPRPWTEALAAYLRERRSK, from the coding sequence ATGAAAATCGCCGTCCTCGGCGCCGCGGGGCAACTCGGGCGCGACCTGTGCCCGCGGCTCGCGGTGTTCGGTGAGGTCGTTCCGCTGTCGCGTGCGGAACTCGATCTGGAGCGCCCCGAGGGCATCCGGGCGGCGGTCGAGTCGGTCCGGCCGGACGTGTTCGTGAACTGTGCGGCGTACAACCTGGTGGACAAGGCCGAAAGCGCCCCCGAAGCCGCCCGCGCGGTCAATGATGCGGGCGTCGAGGCGCTCGCGGCCGCGTGCGCGGGCATTTGGGCCAAACTCGTCCACTTCAGCACCGACTACGTGTTCGGAGCCGACGCGGTACGCTCCGCTCCCTACACGGAAACCGATGAACCCGGGCCGGTGAGTGCGTACGGCGAGAGCAAGCTCCGCGGCGAACACGCGGCACTGGCGGCGTCGGCGAACAACCTCGTGATCCGCACCTGCGGGCTGTACGGCGTGTGGGGGAGCGGGGGCAAGGGCGGCAACTTCGTCGAGACGATGCTGCGCGTCGCGGGCCAGGGCAAGCCGCTGCGTGTCGTGGCCGACCAGCGCTGCACGCCCAGTTACACCGCAGATGTCGCGGACGCGACGGTGGCACTTCTCGGGCGCGGGGCGGGCGGGCTCTTCCACGTGGTGAACGGCGGCGACTGCACCTGGCACGAGTTCGCGGCCGAGATCTTCCGCCAGTCCGGTCTGGTGCCGGATCTCACCCCGATCACGAGCGCGGAGTTCGGCGCCGCCGCACGTCGCCCGCCCTACAGCGTGCTTTCCACCGCGAAGCTGGTCGCACACGATGTCCCCGCGCCGCGCCCGTGGACGGAGGCACTGGCGGCGTACCTGCGCGAGCGCCGCAGCAAGTGA
- a CDS encoding cytochrome c biogenesis protein gives MSTTLPHTPGEHGEPPAPAPRGARRPDRYSIGYYALKGLKALSSLQLTVGLLAVGVLLVFFGTLAQIDFGIWTVVDKYFWSWTVDVPFELFRKFLNVFWEEAFPKTGAEWKGSFPFPAGKAVGLAMLVNLLAAHATRFRLTWKRTGVFLIHGGLILLFVGEFVTREFAVEQQMRIEEGSSTDFAIDTRNVELAFVDPTNPAFDRVAAVSQQRLKAAASGTRISHPDLPADVEVLQFMKNSDLLDTPKVAPGELTDSVFLDAPEGRAHEAGPAAYVRLHMKAGAEAKGKGPLPALGTFAVAPQVKEQRFGVGTATGRVALADDGLVVVDESHPGFDRTMKVSLDRLADAAPGSRISHPDVAVTVEVLKFMPRAERVDVARVTKAQTGGLAGDLVVIPASEESGVAMKQRGDATAAYVRLYKKGTDEVIGTYAVALFTALQNQSVTIDGTPYQLSLRNAHYPKPYSVKLLKFSFDRYEGTDKPKNFSSDVEVNEPGSSKPVRKTRIAMNEPLRHAGETFYQADWDKDTEKATVLQVVKNPGHIDVFGLFHASIDYLACAVVGFGLVLHFGIFLTQFLARSRTRPAAAAAPVVAPGGRTVSGVLHWIVLGIAVLAVLAAVGRMTPRSLREPYNLDAFARIPVLEGGRVKPLESVARVYLRTVSHREVFVDDSDREQPAIKWYADVIAAGSFDDESPAWHHKVFRVENDQVRQDLNLPKREGLRYSLAEIRPGLPSLEEKAAAARRANKAGAGDLVGAKFIELDEHLTLVRGLNRLKALDTHGKDTLHHLAPAEGRAWGALGGLRDEAELNGLIAAQAALNKNPDRLYQLSREEARQVVLAFAGVDLNRAADEKRQMDALIFVVKALQQPATAIPPEARPRWNAATLAALPAAEASRIRDGIEAEYRARLATAPAAQGWERMISTYRAKDPTAFNAAVADYRATQLGGVSPADARRTGAEVAYNRFAPFLQCSAMYILAFVLAAVGFVMYAAERPRWAVALRKADTALLLVALLVHTAALLARMYIMERPGVFVTNLYSSAVFIGWGCVALCLVLERIFPIGVGNTVAAVLGLSTCIVAHNLGTQDTLEMMQAVLDTNFWLATHVTTVTLGYTATFVAGFLGAVYVVMMLATVVRDSYRSTGEPSVGSLLAFGTAVLGLVAVPVFFMWFAKTALEKFEVLPAVLLDFGFWVAAAVVGVYGALLLALRVMAVGVDAHGRPLQGRVPEPAQPVVALALTPESGKIMGQMIYGVVAFATLLSFIGTVLGGIWADQSWGRFWGWDPKENGAVLIVLWNALILHARWCGLVKDRGVAVLSVFGNVITAWSWFGTNQLGIGLHAYGFDSRLADGCFNFWLLQFVILAVGGAIPRHFWESGFRRAAPAPEAPVPVTPVAPPPVEPLAAPALAVSTVPVNGSPNGNGHSPRDKKKSGKRR, from the coding sequence ATGAGCACGACCCTGCCGCACACGCCCGGCGAACACGGCGAGCCCCCGGCCCCCGCGCCCCGCGGGGCGCGCCGGCCCGACCGCTACAGCATTGGTTACTACGCGCTCAAAGGGCTGAAGGCGCTCAGCTCGCTCCAGCTCACGGTCGGGCTGCTGGCCGTCGGCGTGCTCCTCGTGTTCTTCGGGACGCTGGCCCAGATCGACTTCGGCATCTGGACCGTCGTCGACAAGTACTTCTGGTCGTGGACGGTGGACGTTCCGTTCGAGCTGTTCCGCAAGTTCCTCAACGTGTTCTGGGAGGAGGCGTTCCCGAAGACCGGGGCCGAGTGGAAGGGCTCGTTCCCGTTCCCGGCCGGGAAGGCCGTCGGGCTGGCGATGCTCGTCAACCTGCTCGCGGCACACGCCACCCGGTTCCGCCTCACCTGGAAGCGCACCGGCGTGTTCCTGATCCACGGCGGGCTGATCCTGCTGTTCGTCGGCGAGTTCGTGACCCGCGAGTTCGCCGTCGAGCAGCAGATGCGGATCGAGGAGGGCTCGTCCACCGACTTCGCCATCGACACGCGGAACGTCGAACTCGCCTTCGTGGACCCAACGAACCCGGCGTTCGACCGCGTCGCGGCCGTCTCGCAGCAGCGGCTCAAGGCGGCCGCGTCCGGCACGCGGATCAGCCACCCGGACCTTCCCGCCGATGTCGAAGTGCTGCAGTTCATGAAGAACTCGGACCTGCTCGACACCCCCAAGGTCGCGCCCGGTGAGCTGACGGACTCCGTCTTCCTCGACGCCCCGGAGGGCCGCGCACACGAGGCCGGGCCGGCGGCGTACGTCCGCCTGCACATGAAAGCGGGGGCCGAGGCGAAGGGCAAGGGGCCGCTCCCGGCCCTCGGGACGTTCGCGGTGGCCCCGCAGGTGAAGGAACAGCGGTTCGGGGTCGGCACCGCGACCGGGCGGGTCGCCCTCGCGGATGACGGTTTGGTGGTTGTGGACGAGTCGCACCCGGGGTTCGACCGGACCATGAAGGTGTCCCTCGACCGGCTCGCGGACGCCGCGCCCGGTTCGCGGATCAGCCACCCGGACGTGGCGGTCACGGTCGAGGTGCTCAAGTTCATGCCGCGGGCCGAACGGGTGGACGTCGCGCGGGTGACGAAGGCCCAAACCGGCGGGTTGGCCGGTGACCTGGTCGTGATCCCGGCGAGCGAGGAGTCGGGCGTCGCGATGAAGCAGCGCGGCGACGCGACCGCCGCCTACGTGCGGCTCTACAAGAAGGGCACCGACGAGGTGATCGGCACCTACGCGGTCGCACTGTTCACGGCCCTTCAGAACCAGTCGGTCACCATCGACGGCACGCCGTACCAGCTCTCGCTGCGCAACGCCCACTACCCGAAGCCGTACAGCGTCAAGCTCCTCAAGTTCAGCTTCGACCGGTACGAGGGCACCGACAAGCCGAAGAACTTCTCCAGCGACGTGGAGGTGAACGAGCCCGGCAGCTCGAAACCGGTCCGGAAGACGCGGATCGCGATGAACGAGCCGCTCCGCCACGCCGGCGAGACCTTCTACCAGGCCGACTGGGACAAGGACACCGAGAAGGCGACGGTGCTCCAGGTGGTCAAGAACCCGGGACACATTGACGTGTTCGGGCTGTTCCACGCGTCCATCGACTACCTCGCGTGCGCGGTGGTCGGGTTCGGGCTGGTGCTGCACTTCGGCATCTTCCTGACACAGTTCCTCGCGCGGAGCCGGACCCGTCCGGCTGCCGCCGCCGCGCCGGTGGTCGCGCCGGGCGGGCGCACGGTGTCGGGCGTGCTCCACTGGATCGTTCTCGGGATCGCCGTGCTGGCCGTGCTGGCGGCCGTGGGGCGGATGACGCCGCGGTCGCTCCGGGAGCCGTACAACCTCGACGCGTTCGCCCGCATCCCGGTGCTGGAGGGCGGGCGGGTGAAGCCGCTCGAGTCGGTGGCCCGGGTGTACCTGCGGACGGTCTCGCACCGCGAGGTGTTCGTCGACGACAGCGACCGGGAGCAGCCCGCGATCAAGTGGTACGCGGACGTGATCGCGGCGGGCTCGTTCGACGACGAGTCGCCCGCGTGGCACCACAAGGTGTTCCGGGTCGAGAACGACCAGGTGCGGCAGGACCTGAACCTGCCCAAGCGGGAGGGACTGCGGTACTCGCTCGCCGAGATCCGGCCCGGCCTCCCGAGCCTCGAAGAGAAGGCGGCCGCGGCCCGGCGGGCCAACAAGGCGGGCGCCGGCGACCTCGTTGGCGCCAAGTTCATCGAACTGGACGAACACCTGACGCTGGTGCGCGGCCTGAACCGGCTGAAGGCCCTGGACACGCACGGCAAGGACACGCTGCACCACCTGGCCCCGGCCGAGGGCCGGGCCTGGGGGGCGCTGGGCGGGCTGCGCGACGAGGCCGAACTGAACGGGCTGATCGCGGCCCAGGCGGCGCTCAACAAGAACCCCGACCGGCTGTACCAGTTGTCGCGCGAGGAGGCGCGGCAGGTGGTGCTGGCGTTCGCCGGGGTGGACCTGAACCGCGCGGCCGACGAGAAGCGCCAGATGGACGCGCTCATTTTCGTCGTGAAGGCGCTCCAGCAGCCCGCGACCGCGATCCCGCCCGAGGCGCGGCCGCGGTGGAACGCCGCGACCCTCGCCGCGCTGCCCGCGGCCGAGGCGAGCCGCATCCGCGACGGCATTGAAGCGGAGTACCGGGCGCGGCTGGCGACCGCGCCGGCGGCGCAGGGCTGGGAGCGGATGATTTCGACCTACCGCGCGAAGGACCCGACCGCGTTCAACGCGGCCGTCGCCGACTACCGCGCGACGCAACTGGGCGGGGTGTCCCCCGCGGACGCGCGGCGCACCGGGGCGGAGGTGGCGTACAACCGGTTCGCCCCGTTCCTCCAGTGCTCGGCCATGTACATCCTGGCGTTCGTGCTGGCGGCGGTCGGGTTCGTGATGTACGCCGCCGAGCGGCCCCGGTGGGCGGTCGCCCTGCGGAAGGCCGACACGGCGCTGCTGCTCGTGGCCCTCCTGGTCCACACCGCCGCGCTGCTGGCCCGCATGTACATCATGGAGCGGCCCGGGGTGTTCGTGACCAACCTGTACTCGTCGGCCGTGTTCATCGGCTGGGGGTGCGTGGCGCTGTGCCTGGTGCTGGAACGCATCTTCCCGATCGGGGTGGGCAACACGGTCGCGGCGGTGCTGGGGCTGTCCACGTGCATCGTGGCCCACAACCTCGGCACGCAAGACACGCTCGAAATGATGCAGGCGGTGCTGGACACGAACTTCTGGCTGGCGACCCACGTCACCACGGTGACGCTCGGGTACACCGCCACGTTCGTGGCCGGGTTCCTCGGCGCCGTCTACGTGGTGATGATGCTGGCGACGGTGGTCCGCGATTCGTACCGGAGCACCGGCGAGCCGAGCGTCGGGTCGCTGCTCGCGTTCGGCACCGCCGTGCTGGGGCTGGTGGCGGTGCCGGTGTTCTTCATGTGGTTCGCGAAAACGGCCCTGGAGAAGTTCGAGGTGCTCCCCGCGGTGCTGCTGGACTTCGGGTTCTGGGTCGCGGCCGCCGTGGTCGGCGTCTACGGCGCCTTGTTACTGGCCCTGCGGGTGATGGCCGTCGGCGTGGACGCGCACGGCCGGCCGCTCCAGGGGCGTGTGCCGGAACCGGCGCAACCGGTCGTCGCCCTCGCGCTGACGCCCGAGAGCGGGAAGATCATGGGCCAGATGATCTACGGCGTGGTCGCGTTCGCGACGCTGCTCAGCTTCATCGGGACGGTGCTGGGCGGCATCTGGGCGGACCAGTCGTGGGGCCGGTTCTGGGGCTGGGACCCGAAGGAGAACGGCGCGGTCCTCATCGTGCTGTGGAACGCCCTGATCCTGCACGCCCGCTGGTGCGGGCTGGTGAAGGACCGTGGCGTGGCGGTGCTGTCGGTGTTCGGGAACGTGATCACCGCGTGGAGCTGGTTCGGGACCAACCAGCTCGGCATTGGGCTGCACGCCTACGGGTTCGACAGCCGGCTTGCGGACGGGTGCTTCAACTTCTGGCTCTTGCAGTTCGTGATTCTGGCCGTGGGTGGAGCAATCCCGCGGCACTTCTGGGAGAGCGGGTTCCGCCGGGCCGCTCCGGCGCCCGAAGCGCCGGTCCCGGTGACGCCGGTCGCTCCGCCGCCGGTGGAGCCGCTCGCCGCCCCGGCGCTGGCCGTGAGTACGGTTCCGGTCAACGGCTCGCCAAACGGGAACGGTCACTCGCCTCGTGACAAGAAGAAGTCCGGCAAGCGGCGTTGA